One genomic segment of Thermodesulfobacterium sp. TA1 includes these proteins:
- a CDS encoding Lrp/AsnC family transcriptional regulator, protein MDVEKKILSVIQKDFPLERRPFLRLAEKVGLDEEFFLEKIRELQKKNIIRQVSAVFNPSFFGHKSGLFAVKAKEKDLFQTIEIINSHNGVSHNYLRDHAYNLWFILVVPPGKDLLAEAEALCKTCQVKEYLFLPALKVFKISTVVWIEPYENEKNDVFENQHQKESKFSERDVIFVKHLQEPLPLIKEPFKIIAEKLGVKEDDIFSWMINMQNQGGLRRFGALVKHDRLGYKTNVMVAWKVPEEKIESFVKEVNRKTFITHCYERKTYPFWEYNLYTMCHFKNEEEKNWIKELAQRLKINDYLMLNTLKELKKVRLKLFYDRVL, encoded by the coding sequence ATGGATGTTGAAAAAAAGATTCTATCAGTTATCCAAAAGGATTTTCCCTTAGAGCGTAGGCCTTTTTTAAGGTTGGCTGAAAAGGTCGGATTAGACGAAGAGTTTTTTTTAGAAAAGATTAGGGAATTACAGAAAAAGAATATAATAAGGCAGGTTTCCGCGGTATTTAACCCTTCTTTTTTTGGACATAAATCTGGACTTTTTGCCGTAAAAGCCAAAGAAAAAGATCTTTTTCAAACGATAGAGATTATAAACAGTCATAACGGAGTAAGCCATAACTATCTTAGGGACCATGCCTATAACCTTTGGTTTATTTTGGTAGTCCCTCCCGGAAAGGACCTTTTAGCAGAAGCAGAAGCCCTTTGCAAGACCTGTCAAGTCAAAGAATACCTTTTTTTACCTGCGTTAAAGGTTTTTAAGATTTCTACGGTTGTATGGATAGAGCCTTATGAAAACGAAAAAAACGATGTTTTTGAAAACCAACATCAAAAAGAAAGTAAATTTTCAGAAAGGGATGTTATTTTTGTTAAACATCTTCAAGAGCCTCTTCCACTGATAAAAGAGCCGTTTAAGATTATAGCTGAAAAACTGGGAGTTAAGGAAGATGATATTTTTTCTTGGATGATTAACATGCAAAATCAAGGAGGACTAAGAAGATTTGGAGCTTTGGTTAAACATGACCGTTTAGGGTATAAAACCAACGTTATGGTAGCTTGGAAGGTACCTGAAGAAAAAATCGAAAGTTTTGTTAAGGAAGTAAATCGTAAAACCTTTATTACTCATTGTTACGAAAGAAAAACCTATCCCTTTTGGGAGTACAACCTTTATACCATGTGTCATTTTAAAAATGAAGAAGAGAAAAATTGGATAAAAGAGCTTGCCCAAAGGTTAAAGATTAACGACTATCTCATGCTCAACACCTTAAAAGAGTTAAAAAAAGTTAGGCTAAAGCTTTTTTACGACCGTGTTCTTTAA